The following are encoded in a window of Haemorhous mexicanus isolate bHaeMex1 chromosome 7, bHaeMex1.pri, whole genome shotgun sequence genomic DNA:
- the JMJD1C gene encoding probable JmjC domain-containing histone demethylation protein 2C isoform X4: MNSQAAAPRQNSHQHQQQRNTRPNKRKGSDSSMPDEEKMKDERYDYIGRGENPKTKNKHFLSKRRKPEEDEKKLNVKRLRTDNISDYSESSDSEISNKRLTDSSSEQNSENELKSKNSSKINGEEGKSQTTEGVEQTLTDRQSPWDEVQQDKNHEETERLKSSVLDHQEKSSLHAAEQPTLFEQNAKDPPVQECNAEKHHTVELKNEQFLPRPPTPKCVVDVTNKNNSEKENQDNAASTFGLQTFQKIESHSSDLKQQFANANFLEARKQEADQSWVSSVGKTDLIQPGVVKTLPVNEHLNSEKVQYGSFMSSLNVASLAEESKLRKQSPVPDSVKSKSSASVDHPKTKSPDVKPKFTQSSDTVKSKVSSQNSHATGLTRSANKTDHDLPRSSFHPVPARVSALEATKSPLIIDKNEHFTVYRDPTLIGQETGTNHISPYLHQHNYPLHSSSHRTCLNPNAHHPALTGSSHLLAGSSAQAPLSAINTHPLSSASHHSVHHPHLLPAVLPGVPAASLLGAHPRLETAHASSLSHLALAHQQQQQMLQHQSPHLLGQAHPSASYNQLGLYPIIWQYPNGTHAYSGLGLPSSKWVHPETPVNAEASLRRNTPSPWLHQPTPVTSADSLGLRSHIPVRPSSADPLRPLKLTAHSSPPLSKSIVEHCKEELERKAFAEPLRSVTTAPVKSELEQSRTQTAKESHMHRHYADPMLNQLPRPPQETGERLSKYKEEHRRILQESIEVAPFTAKIKALEGERENYSRVTSLSSSPKSHSAKYDKDAERSVSELYKMKHSVPQNLPQSNYFTTLSNSVVNEPPRSYPSKEASGVYVDKQTNCPSTAASPQALPSYISSLSKPPPLIKHQPESEGSASKIPEQLSQSVQSHSVNSFRSDSRSPTQLSVSSSNTLRSMPALHRAPVFHPPVHQNLEKKESSYSSLSPPTLTPVQPVNAGGGKIQELQKPPTLVPEPKEAQTVYKGTSEQNLSEMWKSNNAPNNEKVDWHTERMSGKSQSATASVIVRPPSSTKYENVPVMQSASKDRASERSSAVTNLADCLKTAEARETGRVILPNMNSDSARTQYEKKFAAVSQGSIPRAVTPTTTIICSTKTDVTASAATTTSVSSRGSSEVTDSVSSAVSCAPLESAAPRAAGQGQAAAQPQECKVSTAAPVTSAAGSAAQPSSGFSTSTDFVHLKKHKAALAAAQFKSSNAAEAESNSVKNQTFSTSLSPDSAIVCNTINKANSVGSGQTSQTSQPNYHTKLKKAWLTRHSEEDKNTNKKDNSGNSVSEIIKPCTVNLIASTSNDLQNNIDSKILADKFVKEDKHPRRKGKRTYESGSESGDSDESESKSEQRTKRQPKPTYKKKQNDLQKKKGDTEEEVKPNGVLSRSAKEKSKLKLQSGSNSTGIPRSVLKDWRKVKKLKQTGESFLQDDSCSEIGPNLQKCRECRLIRSKKGEEPTHSPVFCRFYYFRRLSFSKNGVVRIDGFSSPDQYDDEALSLWTHENYEDDELDLETSKYILDIIGDKFCQLVTSEKTAMSWVKKDAKIAWKRAVRGVREMCDACEATLFNIHWVCQKCGFVVCLDCYKAKERKSSRDKELYAWMKCVKGQPHDHKHLMPTQIIPGSVLTDLLDAMHNIREKFEIKSHCQCTTKQNTQAGKLPAMNGVSQVLQNVLNHSNKISLCMPESQQQNTPQKSETNGNTSPRSDVSTDSKLTPPESQSPLHWLADLAEQKAREEKKENKECPSGKHSKEGKDQDNLESPNCKSSPPASQNNEQGSTLRDLLTTTAGKLRLGSTDAGIAFAPVYSTGTASGKSGRTMPNILDDIIASVVENKIPPNRAPKINVKSEIKEEPKDDKKSIQDDCSKRYSDIQYSWICDKHVLWLRDHKNTNNWKLFKECWKQGRPVLVSGMHKKMNFSLWKAESISLDFGNQQADILNCKDSIISNTNVKEFWDGFEDVSKRQKVKNGETALLKLKDWPSGEDFKTMMPARYEDLLKSLPLPEYCSPEGKLNLASHLPGFFVRPDLGPRLCSAYGVAATKDHDIGTTNLHIEVSDVVNILVYVGIAKGNGVLSKSGVLKKLEEEDLDDLLRKRLKDSSELPGALWHIYAGKDADKIREFLQKIAKEQGLEVLPEHDPIRDQSWYVNKKLRQRLFEEYGVKTCTVIQFLGDAIILPAGALHQVQNFHSCVQVTEDFVSPEHLVQSFHLTQELRLSKEEINYDDKLQVKNILYHAVKEMVRALKIHEGEMEDMDEN; this comes from the exons ATGAATTCCCAAGCTGCAGCACCAAGACAGAATTCTCACCAGCACCAGCAACAGAGAAATACTCGGCCAAATAAGAGAAAAGGTTCTGACAGCAGCATGCCTGATGAAGAGAAGATGAAAGATGAAAGATATGATTATATAGGTCGAGGAG aaaaccccaaaaccaaaaataaacactttcttagtaaaagaagaaaacctgaagaagatgaaaaaaaactAAATGTGAAGAGACTGCGGACAGACAACATCTCAGATTATTCTGAGAGCAGTGACTCGGAGATTTCAAATAAAAGATTAACAGATTCATCCTCGGagcaaaattcagaaaatgagTTAAAAAGCAAGAACTCTTCAAAGATaaatggagaagaaggaaaatccCAAACTACTGAGGGAGTAGAACAAACACTAACAGATAGACAGTCTCCATGGGATGAAGTGCAGCAGGATAAAAACCATGAAGAGACAGAAAGACTAAAGTCATCGGTCTTGGATCATCAGGAAAAATCTTCGCTCCATGCAGCGGAGCAGCCAACACTTTTTGAGCAGAATGCCAAGGATCCACCTGTTCAAGAGTGTAATGCAGAAAAACATCATACTGTGGAGTTAAAAAATGAGCAGTTTTTACCCAGACCTCCTACTCCTAAGTGTGTTGTTGATGTTACTAATAAAAACAACTCTGAAAAGGAGAACCAGGATAATGCTGCAAGTACCTTTGGTTTGCAGACATTTCAGAAAATAGAATCTCACAGCAGTGATTTAAAGCAGCAATTTGCAAATGCAAATTTCCTTGAAGCAAGAAAACAGGAAGCTGATCAAAGTTGGGTTAGCAGTGTTGGTAAAACGGATTTGATACAACCTGGGGTTGTAAAAACATTACCAGTAAATGAACACTTAAATTCTGAAAAAGTGCAGTATGGCTCATTTATGTCTTCGCTAAACGTAGCTTCTCTAGCAGAAGAGAGTAAACTGCGTAAACAAAGTCCAGTCCCTGATTCTGTGAAGTCAAAATCTAGTGCTTCAGTTGATCATCCTAAAACAAAGTCACCTGATGTTAAGCCTAAATTCACCCAATCTTCCGATACTGTGAAGTCGAAGGTTAGTTCCCAAAACAGCCATGCTACTGGATTAACAAGGTCAGCCAATAAAACTGATCATGATTTGCCTAGGTCTAGTTTTCATCCAGTTCCAGCTAGAGTTAGTGCTCTAGAAGCTACTAAGAGTCCTCTTATCATTGACAAGAATGAACATTTCACAGTATACAGGGACCCCACTCTGATTGGACAAGAAACAGGAACTAATCACATTTCACCTTACTTGCATCAGCATAATTATCCTCTGCATTCCTCATCCCACCGAACCTGTTTAAATCCAAATGCACATCATCCTGCATTAACTGGTTCATCCCATCTGCTCGCTGGGTCTTCAGCTCAGGCTCCCTTGTCCGCTATTAACACTCACCCCCTTAGCAGCGCATCCCACCATTCTGTTCATCACCCTCATCTACTTCCCGCAGTGTTGCCCGGAGTGCCTGCTGCCTCCTTGCTGGGTGCCCACCCGCGACTAGAGACTGCTCATGCTAGCAGCTTAAGCCATTTGGCATTAgcacaccagcagcagcaacagatgTTACAACACCAGTCTCCACATCTTCTCGGACAAGCTCATCCTTCTGCTTCCTATAATCAGCTAGGGCTTTATCCAATTATTTGGCAGTATCCAAATGGAACACATGCTTACTCAGGACTCGGTCTGCCCTCCTCCAAATGGGTCCACCCAGAAACTCCTGTTAACGCGGAGGCTTCCTTGAGAAGG AATACTCCCAGCCCCTGGTTACACCAGCCCACCCCAGTGACCTCAGCTGACAGCCTTGGTTTACGGAGTCACATTCCCGTGCGACCGTCCAGCGCAGATCCCCTCCGGCCTCTCAAGCTGACAGCCCATTCCAGCCCGCCTTTGTCCAAAAGCATCGTGGAGCATTGCAAAGA AGAACTGGAGAGGAAAGCTTTTGCTGAACCTTTGCGTTCTGTTACCACTGCGCCAGTGAAGagtgagctggagcagagcagaacgCAGACAGCAAAGGAGAGCCATATGCACAGACATTATGCTGATCCAATGTTGAACCAGCTGCCAAGGCCACCGCAGGAGACTGGGGAGCGACTGAGCAAGTACAAAGAAGAACACAGACGGATACTCCAAGAAAGTATTGAAGTTGCTCCTTTTACAGCTAAAATAAAGGCActggagggggagagagagaactACTCCAGGGTAACGTCCTTATCTTCAAGTCCCAAAAGCCATTCAGCAAAATACGACAAAGATGCTGAACGCTCTGTGTCAGAACTGTACAAAATGAAACATTCAGTTCCACAGAATTTGCCACAGAGTAACTATTTCACTACCTTGTCTAACAGTGTAGTAAATGAACCACCAAGATCGTACCCATCAAAGGAAGCTTCAGGTGTATATGTTGATAAGCAAACTAATTGTCCTTCGACAGCAGCTAGTCCCCAGGCTCTCCCCTCCTacatttcttccctttcaaagCCGCCACCTTTAATTAAGCACCAACCAGAAAGCGAAGGCTCTGCAAGCAAGATACCTGAGCAGCTTTCACAGTCGGTGCAGTCTCACTCTGTAAATTCTTTCAGAAGTGACAGCAGGAGCCCTACTCAGTTGTCAGTCTCATCTTCAAATACACTCCGGAGTATGCCTGCCTTGCATAGGGCCCCTGTGTTTCACCCTCCTGTGCACCAGAACCTGGAGAAGAAGGAGAGCAGCTACAGCAGCCTTTCACCTCCAACTCTAACCCCTGTTCAACCCGTTAACGCTGGTGGTGGCAAAATACAGGAGTTGCAGAAACCGCCAACTTTAGTACCTGAGCCCAAGGAAGCCCAAACTGTTTACAAGGGCACTTCTGAACAGAATTTATCAGAAATGTGGAAGTCTAATAATGCCccaaataatgaaaaagtgGATTGGCACACCGAAAGAATGAGTGGAAAGTCACAGTCCGCTACAGCATCTGTTATTGTGCGTCCTCCTTCTAGCACAAAATATGAGAATGTACCAGTAATGCAGTCTGCTTCCAAAGATCGAGCTAGTGAGAGATCCTCAGCTGTGACAAATCTAGCAGATTGCCTGAAAACAGCGGAAGCCAGGGAGACTGGAAGAGTCATACTGCCAAATATGAACTCAGACAGTGCTCGCACACAGTATGAAAAGAAATTTGCAGCTGTCTCGCAGGGCAGCATTCCTCGTGCTGTCACTCCTACCACAACTATCATCTGCAGCACCAAAACGGATGTCACTGCATCGGCAGCAACGACGACCAGCGTGTCGAGCCGGGGGAGCTCTGAAGTGACTGACTCGGTGTCGAGCGCGGTGTCCTGTGCGCCGCTGGAGAGCGCGGCCCCGAGGGCGGCCGGCCAGGGCCAGGCGGCGGCGCAGCCCCAGGAGTGCAAggtcagcactgcagctccGGTTACATCCGCTGCTGGCAGcgctgctcagcccagctcgGGATTCTCCACCTCTACCGACTTTGTCCATTTGAAAAAGCACAAGGCAGCGTTGGCTGCAGCTCAGTTTAAAAGTAGCAACGCCGCTGAGGCTGAGTCCAACTCTGTGAAAAATCAGACATTTTCAACCTCTCTCTCCCCAGACAGTGCTATCGTCTGTAATACAATAAACAAAGCGAACTCTGTAGGCAGTGGGCAAACTTCCCAGACGAGTCAGCCAAACTACCACACTAAACTGAAAAAGGCTTGGCTAACAAGGCATTCAGAGGAAGATAAAAACACTAATAAAAAAGATAATTCAGGGAACAGTGTTTCAGAAATTATTAAGCCGTGTACTGTCAATTTAATAGCTTCTACATCAAATGATTTGCAAAATAACATAGATAGCAAAATCCTGGCAGATAAGTTTGTGAAGGAAGATAAGCACCCAAGGAGAAAAGGTAAACGAACGTACGAGTCTGGCTCTGAAAGTGGTGACTCTGATGAAAGCGAGAGCAAGTCAGAGCAAAGGACTAAACGGCAGCCCAAGCCAActtacaaaaagaaacaaaatgatttgcagaaaaaaaagggtgATACCGAGGAAGAAGTGAAACCAAATGGTGTTCTTAGCAGGAGCgccaaagaaaaaagcaagctGAAGTTACAGAGCGGCAGTAACAGCA CTGGTATACCTCGCTCAGTGTTAAAGGACTGGCGCAAAGTAAAGAAGCTGAAGCAAACGGGAGAGTCCTTTTTGCAGGATGATTCTTGTTCTGAAATAGGACCAAATTTGCAAAAATGCAGAGAATGTAGGTTAATAAGAAGTAAGAAAGGAGAAGAACCAACTCACTCCCCAGTATTTTGTAGATTTTACTACTTTCGGCG gtTGTCTTTTAGTAAGAATGGAGTGGTTAGGATAGATGGTTTCTCCTCTCCTGATCAATATGATGATGAAGCACTGAGTTTATGGACACATGAAAACTATGAAGATGATGAACTGGACCTAGAAACTTCTAAATACATTCTAGATATCATTGGGGATAAATTTTGTCAGTTGGTAACCTCTGAGAAAACAGCCATGTCCTGGGTGAAAAAAGACG ccAAAATTGCATGGAAGAGAGCAGTGAGAGGAGTCCGTGAGATGTGTGATGCATGTGAAGCCACATTATTTAACATTCATTGGGTCTGCCAAAAATGTGGATTTGTGGTCTGCCTAGATTGTtacaaagcaaaggaaaggaaaagttctAGAG ATAAGGAGTTGTATGCCTGGATGAAGTGTGTGAAGGGACAGCCTCATGATCACAAGCACCTGATGCCAACACAGATTATTCCAGGCTCTG TTTTGACAGATCTTTTAGATGCTATGCACAATATTagagaaaaatttgaaattaaatccCATTGTCAGTGCACCACCAAGCAGAACACACAAGCTGGCAAGCTCCCTGCAATGAATGGTGTGTCTCAG GTTTTGCAGAATGTCCTTAACCACAGTAATAAAATTTCTCTGTGTATGCCTGAGTCTCAACAGCAGAATACTCCTCAAAAGTCTGAGACAAATGGTAACACAAGTCCAAGGAGTGATGTGAGCACAGACAGCAAGTTAACACCGCCTGAATCCCAATCCCCACTGCATTGGCTGGCTGATCTTGCAGAGCAGAAagccagagaagaaaaaaaag agaACAAAGAATGTCCTTCTGGAAAACATTCGAAGGAAGGGAAGGACCAGGATAATTTGGAGTCCCCAAACTGTAAAAGTtctcctcctgcatcccagaACAACGAGCAGGGCTCAACCTTACGAGATCTGTTGACTACGACAGCAGGCAAACTGCGTCTGGGCTCTACAGATGCTGGCATTGCTTTTGCTCCAGTGTACTCTACAGGAACAGCA AGTGGCAAGAGTGGAAGGACTATGCCAAACATTCTTGATGATATAATTGCTTCAGTAGTAGAAAACAAGATTCCACCAAACAGAGCACCAAAGATAAAtgtaaaatctgaaataaaagaagAGCCAAAGGATGATAAAAAAAGTATTCAGGATGACTGCAGTAAACGGTACAGTGATATCCAGTATTCCTGGATCTGTGACAAGCAtgttctgtggctcagagatCATAAAAACACCAACAACTGGAAACTCTTCAAAGAGTGCTGGAAACAAGGAAGG CCCGTTTTGGTGTCTGGAATGCATAAGAAAATGAACTTCAGCCTGTGGAAAGCTGAGTCCATCAGTCTGGATTTTGGAAACCAGCAAGCAGATATCTTGAATTGCAAGGACAGTATCATTTCAAACACCAATGTCAAGGAGTTCTGGGATGGTTTTGAAGATGTTTCAA AACGGCAGAAAGTAAAAAATGGTGAAACAGCTCTTCTAAAACTGAAAGACTGGCCTTCTGGTGAAGATTTCAAGACCATGATGCCAGCAAG atATGAGGACTTACTAAAAAGTTTACCCTTGCCTGAATATTGTAGTCCAGAAGGAAAACTAAACTTGGCTTCTCATCTGCCAGGATTTTTTGTCCGTCCAGATTTGGGACCCAGACTGTGCAGTGCATATG GTGTGGCTGCTACTAAAGACCATGACATAGGAACCACAAATCTCCATATTGAAGTTTCTGATGTCGTGAACATCCTTGTTTATGTTGGCATAGCCAAAGGAAATGGAGTGCTTTCCAAATCAG GCGTTTTGAAGAAGTTGGAAGAGGAGGATTTGGATGACCTTTTAAGGAAGCGGTTGAAAGATTCAAGTGAATTACCTGGTGCTTTGTGGCACATTTATGCTGGCAAAGATGCTGACAAGATAAGAGAATTTCTGCAAAAG ATAGCAAAGGAGCAAGGCCTGGAGGTTTTACCAGAGCACGATCCAATCCGTGATCAGAGTTGGTATGTGAACAAAAAACTTCGCCAAAGACTTTTTGAAGAATATGGAGTAAAAACCTGCACAGTTATTCAGTTCCTTGGTGATGCTATTAttctgccagcaggagcactTCATCAG GTGCAGAATTTTCACAGCTGCGTTCAAGTAACGGAAGACTTTGTGTCTCCAGAACATCTTGTACAGTCATTTCACTTAACGCAGGAGCTGAGGCTGTCAAAGGAAGAAATCAATTATGATGATAAACTGCAG GTTAAAAATATCTTGTATCACGCAGTTAAAGAAATGGTGAGAGCTTTGAAGATTCACGAAGGTGAAATGGAAGATATGGATGAAAACTGA